GAATGATTAACATAAGGTAGCCAACTATTTGAGAAAATTATTCTACAATCTCCTCTAGctaatttgaaatatagTCTTGAGAATTGGAATTCCCATAGGAAAGATTTCCAATAGTCACTCAAACTTTCATTGAATTgttcattttctaaaaataagttatctttgattaaattatttaaaggtTTTGTTCCAAGAATACCCAATACATCATTATTTCCAATCATTACTTTTCaatttgattcaatttacgaataattctattttttgGAAGAGGGAGTTGTGTGATAAGGATTTTAGGGATTACACACGAAtctttaactttaattttatattatttaactccggattaaagttatttttacGATAATCATGCCATATAAAAACCAAATTAgctttcaataataaaaaaaaactcgaatttatgattattaatttttagaaattatttaggcctaaaaaaaatgaaataaaatttattcattgCTCAGTCAGGCCGGAGTTAACATTACACAAAAAATTATGGCATAACACacaataaaataaattagaaaaaaataaaatcagtaaaatttattgaagTCAAAAagtataatatttttagaataataaattaacactttcaataaatatctGAACCAAATTTATTGATCATGCTATTACTCATTATGGAAGAATGAGACGACTGAATATACATATTCAGTGTTTCATTAGCGTCAACTAACTTTTTGAGTTGGACCTTATACTCACTAAGCTCCCTATCTTTCTGTGAACATAGCTCATTTAGTTGTGAAAGCTTATCCAACAACGACTTAACTACCTTTTGTAGGGTGGTATGGCTGTTTTGCAAGCTCTCATACTTTTTAACAAGTTGTCCGTAGCTCTGTTGCTCTTCTGCAGATTCTAAATCTTGCAATCTTCTTCCCTCCACTTCTGTTCCAGAAACAGTTCTAGTCCCTAATACATTCTCAGATCCAACTCCAGCTTCAGTAATTTCATTTCCTGTTCCCAATGAAGCTGTAGGAGCAAGAACTGAATTCTCCTTCTCACAAATATCTCCAATAAACCCCAATACTTGTCTACCATTGTAATATTCATTCAAGTTTCGCCTTTTGTCTCCAAATCCATATATGTCAAAATTACCACCCATCAATTGCTCATGGCAAGACACCTCAACCCCTTCTGATCGCTCCTTACGCTTATTCATAATCTAACAGACGTACTTGATAGCAAGAAAATAATCTATCAGCACGTCATGACGTTTAACATGATTCTTCTTTCTTGATTCTGATGCCTTGAAGTTTATTACCACTTCCTAGTCGGACAATAATTTCTTGTTTTGATTTGGGACTAGGCTATCAAAATCACCAAGATACTgttaaaaatagaaatatttttcaaattttacaGAAAATCTGAATGTATGGCTTTCTTTGGTTATTTTTTTGCTCTGTCCTCCCCCAATGTACTTACTAAAGTTGTAgtccttttttttttactttgaAACG
This is a stretch of genomic DNA from Cryptosporidium parvum Iowa II chromosome 3, whole genome shotgun sequence. It encodes these proteins:
- a CDS encoding hypothetical protein (transcripts identified by EST), which encodes MNKRKERSEGVEVSCHEQLMGGNFDIYGFGDKRRNLNEYYNGRQVLGFIGDICEKENSVLAPTASLGTGNEITEAGVGSENVLGTRTVSGTEVEGRRLQDLESAEEQQSYGQLVKKYESLQNSHTTLQKVVKSLLDKLSQLNELCSQKDRELSEYKVQLKKLVDANETLNMYIQSSHSSIMSNSMINKFGSDIY